One Desmodus rotundus isolate HL8 chromosome 10, HLdesRot8A.1, whole genome shotgun sequence genomic window, aataaaaaagtggcattatttgtgctggaccctgtttATGCACAGTATACTTAAAACTCTTACTTATTTTTGATACAAAATggcatttacataaaattaaaatgtgccaAATATGCCAAATGGATGAAAACTAGTGAAAACCTAATTCTTGGCCAcatttaagtgtacatttctgcCCACAGTAACATCTTCTCAGGGTGGCAGAAACTGCAAACTGCCTCCAGTGTTCTCACCATGCACATTGCCGCGGCAACAGCGCTGGCGTTGAGGACACTCCCCAAAACTCTCTGATTCATAGAAGCACTGACGTCAACAGCCAGCAAGAAACGCTTCCCAGTTGGCTCAACTGtctaaagagaaaacaaaatgaaacaatcaTTAAAAGCAATCACAGAAATTTTAAGTAGATTGAATTTCTAGCAAATCATATTGACCTATCCTTCACTTAAAAAATTCTCTCAGATAAAAGGCCTCATTTCTGATTTGCCAATTAATTGAAGTGTTTCAAAATGCTTAAGTTTggaataattatgtatggtgtcaggtgggtactggaaatattaggGGACACTTTATAAAggatatgactgtctaaccactgtgcagTATACCTGAAATTAACACAAAATCACACCAAATGTAAATtgtgattgaaaaaaattaattaaaaaatgcttagCTTCTACTAGAGGTAAAACACAGGAAATAATATAGCCTactcaataattttatttaaagaagttatcacctttctgtttaaaaaaattttttcctaagaAGTAAACTAGGAATTTCTATCAAGAAATCGTTTTGGggggtaaaatataaaaaaacataaaatttatgttttaatcatttttcagtTCACAAGGTGGTgttgaatccactgagccataccagtcagggctactttttatcatttttacttgCACAGTccagtgacattaagtacattcacaatgttatgTAACCACCACTACTATCTACCTACAGAAccttttcatcatcccaaataGAAAATCTATACCCATTCCTACCTCCCTCTAGTCCCTGACAACTTCTATTTTCCCTTTCTCTACGGATTTGCCTACTCTAGAGCTACCTCATAtagtgaaatcatgtagtatttgtccttttgcgcctggcttatttcacttagcgtattttccaaggttcatccatgttgtggcatatTTCTAATTCCATTCCTTTGTAAGGCTGACTAccaccacattttgttcatccattcacctgCTGACGAACACGTGGGTGGTTTTTACCTGTTGGCTATCGTGAAtaatgctcctatgaacatttgtgtacaagtgtCTGAGTCCCCGGTCTCAGTTCTTTTGGGTGTATACGTAAGTGGTGGAATAGCTGGATGGTATGGTACTTCAACATacatttaactttctgaggaacagccaaactgttttccacagggctgCACCGttttatattcctaccagcaatACACTACGGCTTCAATTCTCACTTATTACTTCTGCTTTTTTGATAAGTCATCCAgcgagtgtgaagtggtatcgcACTTGGTGTTGATATGCATTCCCCTAATGACCAATGATGTTCACAGTTttatatgcttattggccatctgtacatcatctttggagaaatgtttattcaagcactttgcccatttttgaaatgggttttttgtatttttactgttgtcattctttatatatattctgAACATTAAAGCCCAATCAGATATATGAtctgcaaatactttctcctatTCTGTAGGTTTTCTTTTCACACTCCTGATAATGTCCTTTGATGcatcaaagatttaaattttgatgaagtccaatttacttttccttttttttgcctgtgcttttggtgtcatatttaagaGTCTATTactgtagatcactttgggtagtactGTCATCTTAagaatattaagtcttccaactGTGAACATGGAATGTCTTCCCATTTATGTCTTAAGTTTCATTTAGCAATGCTTAGTAGTTCtcagtgtacaagtcttgcaCATTCATAGTTAAATTCCCAAGTCTCTTATTCTTTtagatgctattgtaaattgaaatGTTTTCTTAGCTTTTGATTTTTCAGGGCTAGCATGTAGACATACTACTGATttttgcttgttgattttgtattctgcaactgCTGAATTTGTTAGCTTTTAGAAGTTTCTTATGGATTCTTTAGGGTTTTGTACATTTAAGATCATGGCATCTGAGTACAGaggtaatttttcttcctttccaatttggatgccttttttttcttgcctaacttTTAGAATTTTCAATAGTTTGTGGAATTTAGGTGGAAAAGTGGGCATCCTTATCTTATTCCTGATGTTAGGTGAAAAGATTTCATCTTTCATCACTGTATAACGATAGCTGTGTGTTTTTTATATATAGCCATTATCATGTTAAGGAAGATCACTTCCATTCCTAATTTATTGAGTACAGTTGTTTAAGTCATGGAAGGTTATTGaactgtcaaatgcttttctgcaacTGAGATGATCATGTGGCCATTACTTCATTTTATTAACGTGATTACACTGATTAATTTTCacatattgaaccatccttgagTGCTGAGGATAAATCTCACTTGTACAGTCCCTTTAATATGCTGCTAAATTTGGctgttagtattttgttgaataacaagaaattttttaaatgtaaaattttaacttATGGCCCTGAAGTAGGATTTTCAGCCCTAAAATCACTTATCAAGACGTAGGAGATACACTATTGATTAACAGGAAAAACAGAGGACAGAGGTCCAAGTCAAGGACTCTCCAATAATACAAAATTTCAAATCTGGTAatttaaaacttatcaaaatgaTCTTAGGATAATGGTTATTGCCCAAAGGTAGGGAGAAATACTTTACTCACAAATTTACAATGTCAGTTATATATCCACCTTTAcatgaattaataaaaaacaagtaaGTCTCTAATTAATATAGTTAAAAAGTTaataccttaaaaaaatttttttttacccccctggccagtgtggattagttgtttggagcattgtcctgtaaactgaagggtcacaggtttgatttccagtcagggcacatgccggggttgcaggtttggtccctagtcacTATGGGTACGAGAGGCAACcgtttgatgtttttctctcacgtcgatgtttccctccctcccttcctctctctctaaaatcaataatcattccttgggtgaggataatttctttctttctttctctctctctctttttttttttttacagaagatGCAGAGTCCTATCTAAATGTATCATTtgtcttaaaacaaaaatcaaaccatcaccttaaatgttttgtaaaaggCAGCATCCAAAGCTTTCAAAATTTCTTCATCAGGACGCCATTTCAGTTTTCCTCTGAGCCCATGACCTGTTTTGTAAGTTTCTAATGCAACTAAAATATGAAATGGATGTATACGAGCCTAGAAAtaagacaaagacagaaagtaaatgCAAAATTCAGCTTAACAACAACCCAGAACCTTCGCACCAACTAGTAAATGCAAAATTCAAATGAAAGCTAATAATTATGTGCCTCAGATACTTGTTAGTGTAGCTGAtgcattttataaagaaaagagaagatgatGACATATTAATTAATCTTAGATTTCAGAGTCAAAATGCAATTTGGTATGATAAAAATCTCAGAATACCTATAACACGCTAACTGCATTTCCAAAATTTAGGAGTCAAAGCCTTCAATCAGTAGTAGCTAATAAAGGTAATGCTTACCTTTTTTAACAGTTTGTCATTACACAGCTTCTCACATACTAAAGATACTTCTGAATTTCCTGGCTCAAGCACCGAATTAGAGGTCATCTTTCCTAGATTTCTTAGTAATGCAGTAAGAGGCATTTCTTGTAACAAAGCTTTCCACACCTATTGCAgtaacagagacagaaacatcaggaGTTATGAATCAGTATAATGTACCTGTACCAATGATAACGgtattaataacattttctaaGGCTTTCAGAgtactttctaaataaaaatttgtgtgaATTGGTCAGTCTTATCAAATAAACTAACTTGTTCTTTAACATTACTGAATGCTAACTGAATTTGGGCACTTCATTAGgtgttttaaatatacattaaaagatatatttaaaatatacctgATAAAGAATTAATGGATATATAGTTACCCAAAGTTTATCTTTTTGATACATTATAAATCAGTTCAAACACACGCTATTTACATATCCTACTTTACTTACCTCTCTGGACTTTAAGTGACTTGTCAGAAGGTGTTCTCTAACCAACCTGTGCTCCTCTATCAGATGGATGACTTCCAGTTCATCCTTTGTGCGCTTTACCTTCTCTACAGCCTCcaaatactttaataatttttcagtCTCCACAGAAAGTGCTTTGTCTTTATACAATTCCTGGACCTCTTTCCAGCCCTTAGTAATATATTTGGTCACAATAGCAAGtcctttaacaaaataaagaatttaaaagataGATAGGATTAGTAGGTAGAAAAAACATGCTTACTGAGAATGCCTTATATATGAAAGGCATAAGTAGGTATTAACTTCTTTAATCTGTGAGCTGTTTTCCATGATATAGCAAATACGTGAACAAATAGTCAACTAACTTTGCTTATTCCATCACTGTTTCAAATGAGACTTTGGAgataaaactatattttcattttattgtagaGCTTTATTTTTGGAGACACGAGCATCAGAAATTTGGTAGACAGGGCTTATTTTAGGTATATAATGTCAGCAGAACTCTCCAAAGTACAGATCTATTTCAATTAATTTCATATTCAATTGTCCCTTTTAGCtgataattatatatgtatgaatgGTAGAGATAAGTGGATGTGGACAGATATGTAGgcagtttatcttttttttaatagccaaGAAAGTATTATagggcaaattaaaaaaaaaagattttgtttattttttgagaggggtaggaaaggagaaagagagggaaagaaatatcggtgtggttgccttttgcacgccccccGCATTGGGAACCTGGCCgtaaccccagcatgtgccctgactgggactcaaacctgcgaccctctggttcgcaggctggcactcaatccactgagccataccagccagggctataggccaaactttaaaaaaggaaaataatgtgttttcttttatgatttaatAGTCAAAAGAGCTTTGGATTGGGGGTGCTGAGAAAACCTGGGTTGTAGCCTATGCTCTGCCAATGAGTGGTGTGCGATTGATGTAGGCCTTACTTTCCACTTCTGcaaaaagggggaagagggaaggaattaCCAAATTTAAGTCTATGGAGAAAAGGTGGGCAAAATAAATAATCAAGCAGGACACGTGATATGATTGAGACTGGTCAGGACTGGGGTAAACCCAAGAGACTATGCCCTGACAAATATTTTAGCTAAGTATTTGCTTAGCACTGCCccaaaaaactattttcaaaagaaaccagaaaatggACTTTTATGTGATgtcttctgatttattttatgtGATGTTGGTAAGGAATTCATTTTCCCCTAAAATATTGGGGCAGGTCAAATAAAAAACATCTCTAAGACAGACTGAGCTTATATGCTATTTCTGAACtctgatttaaaaatttgatcGAAGTTAACTCATATGCTGAAACTTCTAAAGTATTGTGACTTTTGCTATCTTTCAGATTTTACTGCAAAATCTTAAATAACTTAAGTAACTCTACCATTTTCTTAAGTAACTAAATGTTGCATGTGAGCATATCTTCTACTTTGTTttcccaacttaaaaaaaaaggagggcagagtgggaatAAACAAGAAGGGGCTACAGAGCCTGGCTGTCTGCCATCTACTGGCTCCCAGCTGCGCTGCTGACTACAACTGGAACACATCCAGGCTGCTGTCAGAGTCCAGTCACTAGGATGGGCATTCCAGTCAGCATGGTGACATTTTAGGATGTAGAAGATTAACTTGTAAATCTGTCATTTGACTCTTGATTGTTCATGTCTGGATTGCCTGTGGTAGGTGTTTAATTCCAGGTTTGCATTTAACATATTTGAATTAGTTAATCTATGTGTCTTGAGAATGAAAGGGTGTTTCTAGAAAATAGTACACAATCGTCTTATGTCAAATGAATGTGTTATTTATTGGATATCTGCACCCTGCCTGAAGAGGTTATGCTTACCTTCACTGGAGGGTTTAAGATGTGACAGTCTTAGCAGATCTTTGTGAGACCAGCCGTttctctgtttgtattttgtcACAGCCAGAGCAAGGGCCATCCCACCTTTTCCATTGTACCAGTCTGCAACAGCCTTCCGCAGGGCGCGACCCCACATGCCACATTTCATGCTTTCCTTCAGGTCTTTCTTAAACTGGATGAAAGTGAAGAGATGCGTAGGGATGCGACAGACTTCAGCAACAGCCTTAAAGGCGGCTTGCTTCGTGCTCAAGTCGGAACACTGGGAGCAAATGGCCAGCGCAAAGAGCATGGGCTCCTGCTTCGCGGTTCTGCCTTCCTGACTAAATGACTTTATCTCCTGTATTACTTCACACCCTCTACCATCTTCAATCAATCTGATTAAAGCTTCGGCATTTTCAAGGCCCAACTTCTGCTCTTTGATATAGTAAGTCCCACCTTCAGAACCAAAACATAAGAACCGATGTAGGCGATTCATATCCGTGACTTGCCATACATATCCACCTTCTGAATTGGCTATCTGCTTCTCATTCAGTGGCTGCAATTGGTTTACTGAGTCAcccatttttctgttgtttaggaAACCTGTCAAAAAGCAAAACGTCACTTACTAGATTGAcacagtaaaaatataaaaagggaaatatgAATCTATGCTTATTGAAATCTGCcatgaaatattttgatttaaaaatatttttttaagctcAGTAAGTGATGATATGATAATCAGAACCAACAACTAAGAAGTCACACTTTTGTGGCACAGTCTGTTGCCTCACAGACTCAGCAGGCAGCTCAGCATCGGGGTCTGGAGGCTCAGATGGAGGAAAAAAGGGATAGGGACAGCAGGAACAGCAGGAACAGTAGCTGACCCTAAGATCTCAGGATTTTTATTCCTGAGTAACTCAGTAGACATTTTTGGTCGCATAACATGCACCCATTTCTAACCGACTCCCACCCCTCTCTTGACCTCTTCCTGGCAGCAATGTCCTTCAGGGGAGGCCAGGCCTGCCCAGAGCCCCTTGACTGCCCTTAGCCAGTGGTTTGCAAACTTTGTGTGCATCAACACTACTTTCAGTGCTCGTTAAAACACacactggccctgactggtgtggctcagtgggttgggtatcatcctgcaaagcaaaaaggtACCAGtttgagtcctggtcagggcatatgcctggatgaCAGATTCCGTCCCAGTTGGgagcatttgagaggcaaccctcgaatgatgtttctcaccctttctttctccctcccttcccccctctctaaaaataaataaataaaatctttaaacatatacacacatacacttgtACACACTGGTGGACCCCAACCACCGTCCTTACAGCTTCTTTCTTAATTCAGCCTGGGGTGAGGCCTAAGCATTTGTATTTATCACAGTTTTGCAGGTGACACCCTCAACTCTCTTGCCACATGACTGGTATAGGCACTGGGTACGAATCACAACCTGGCCAGTGTGCCATGGTTAAGTCTGCTGGCAAAGCTACTAGAACTAGCTGTCGGCAACCACAATCCCTCACCACTCTATACCTCTGTACTGCTTTTACTCAGTGTAGTTGTTTATCCAGAAGCCTCAAGTGCCTGCCTATTCATTCTATTACAGTACCCTGGGCTTCTCCCCATGGCACACAAAATACAACACaaccaacaaaaaaccccaaccagCACTTACTGCATACTATGTGGAAGACAGGAAGATTCTGTTccattataaagattaaatttttttttcctgtcctcaGGGAAGTCACATTCTATTTGGTGAAGCAGAAATACATACACAATTCAGAGCAAACTGTAATTAAATGTCTGATGGAAAGGTACCATGAATGAACAAGGGAGGATAAAAATAACAGTCTCAATCATCCAGGAAGGCTTCTGCAGAAAAGACAAACTGAAAAACTGCCACAGAAAGTTTGGGGGAAGGCACTCCAGAAAGGGGTTTCTGAAACCTTGTACTGTGTCTTTAGACTTTAGTAAAGGAACTAAGTATATTGGCAGAGCTGTAAAGAAATATGTCTGACAGAGAAAGTAGTAGCTTAAAGAGGAATTctgttttgaagattttaaaagcTTGAGCATGTTTATATATTGTGCGGAATCCTGGTGAATATTAAGAATTAAGAGCTAgggagaagccctggctggtgtggctcaagcgGTTGAagagtcatcccataaaccaaaatgttgtaggttcaattcccaatcagggcacctaCCTATGTTGTAGGTTCCGTCAGGGCGTgatcaagaggcaactgatgaatgtttctctctctccttccttcccccctctctctaaaatcaataaaatcagtaagtgtgtcctcaagtgaggataagaACAGAGCTAGGGAGAAAAGGCCCTTTAAAGTAGAAAGAAGAGGGGTACACAGACTTAAAAGCAGGAAAATGGTATCATGGACCACAGGGTGAATTTCCAGCAGTGAACAGCTGGGAATGTGAAATGCTGCTCAGGTAGCAAGTAAAATAAAGCTAGGAAAGCATCACTGGATTTGACAAACAGGatgatgaggaaagaaaaatgccagaGTGGTTCCAGTGAAATGAGGAGGGATACAGCGTGGAAGACTTAACAAGTAAGCAACTCTCTTATAGAAGCGCAGCTTTAGAGAAAGGGCACAGTGGAGGGAGTGAGCCCCGAAGAGAGGTGGGACAGAATGAGCTTTACAGCATCCAGGTGGACACTGGCCCACTGACCGCTACCTCTCTCACTAAGGGTGAAGGTTGCAGATGGCCCATAGGTTTGCGAGAGAggggaataaaaaaaattgagggaGCTACTCCAAAGAATCTGATACTGCTAAATGCATtaaatttctataaattaaaaattttggaaGAAACTAGACATCTCAATATTATTAAAAGCAGGGCCACAATTTGAAATTGGCCATGAATTCAAAGCACCGTATTATTTAGACTGGTAATGAACACGAGTGGACCAAGCCAAGCCTGCCACCCTTATGCCgcgcaccttcagcccagcagtTGTCATGTGGTTTAGGCCTAGTATTGCCAGATCTTTCCAATTTTTTCTCAAAGACCCAGAAATCTGGATTTTCCAATCTGGATTTTTACATGAACTCTTAGGATTAAACGTTaacaaaatcaaagaaatgtTAACTCCCCTTTCTGATTATTTTCAGTTTGTGGCAAGAGCTAAATTTTCAGTTCAGTCTTTCTTCAATAGGTGCCATGTTAAGTTGGGTTTCAAATACCTGTTTGTTTTGATGGATTTAGCACAGAATACACTTTCAAGTCCACAGCAGCAATACCGCAAAGGACCGCCAACAGCCCTGGGGTCTGAGGACACATTCTCAGTATGGTTCCTAAGGATATAAGCTACACCCCTGGGCCTCACAGAT contains:
- the RO60 gene encoding RNA-binding protein RO60, which translates into the protein MGDSVNQLQPLNEKQIANSEGGYVWQVTDMNRLHRFLCFGSEGGTYYIKEQKLGLENAEALIRLIEDGRGCEVIQEIKSFSQEGRTAKQEPMLFALAICSQCSDLSTKQAAFKAVAEVCRIPTHLFTFIQFKKDLKESMKCGMWGRALRKAVADWYNGKGGMALALAVTKYKQRNGWSHKDLLRLSHLKPSSEGLAIVTKYITKGWKEVQELYKDKALSVETEKLLKYLEAVEKVKRTKDELEVIHLIEEHRLVREHLLTSHLKSREVWKALLQEMPLTALLRNLGKMTSNSVLEPGNSEVSLVCEKLCNDKLLKKARIHPFHILVALETYKTGHGLRGKLKWRPDEEILKALDAAFYKTFKTVEPTGKRFLLAVDVSASMNQRVLGSVLNASAVAAAMCMVVTRTEKDSHVVAFSNEMVPCPVTADMTLQQVLMAMNQIPAGGTDCSLPMIWAQKTNTAADVFIVFTDNETFVGDVHPAVALRQYRKKMDIPAKLIVCGMTSNGFTIADPDDRGMLDMCGFDTGALDVIRNFTLDVI